A stretch of Campylobacter gracilis DNA encodes these proteins:
- the sppA gene encoding signal peptide peptidase SppA — MQFLKNIFAPIGAVLGFINKYFKSLIFLLILFLIFAGGESAQQKGANLAQLSLSGAIMDDSEILEKIEALKNDEAIKGVLLLIDSPGGALSPSVEISLAIKSLNSRKPVVAYAKGTMASGSYLGGVWASKIYANPGSFIGSIGVIMQGLDVSEAAAKLGFAEQIVKAGELKEAGTMMRKWSDAERASLQALVDESYELFTREVAQARSLDIRKRDTWANARVFLASGAKGVGLIDEVGSLDDAKSALVKASGVADPIWQEPSAYEKMMDRLANKSESLVRGAFGAKLMAY, encoded by the coding sequence ATGCAATTTCTAAAGAACATCTTTGCGCCGATCGGCGCCGTGCTCGGGTTTATCAATAAATACTTTAAATCCTTGATTTTTCTGCTTATTTTGTTTTTGATTTTCGCAGGCGGCGAAAGCGCGCAACAAAAGGGCGCGAATCTCGCTCAGCTTTCATTAAGCGGCGCGATAATGGACGATAGCGAAATTTTAGAAAAGATCGAAGCCCTGAAAAACGACGAGGCGATCAAAGGAGTACTTCTACTGATCGATAGTCCCGGCGGCGCGCTAAGCCCGAGCGTGGAAATTTCGCTGGCTATCAAATCCCTAAACTCGCGCAAACCGGTCGTCGCCTACGCCAAGGGTACGATGGCGAGCGGCAGCTATCTAGGTGGCGTGTGGGCGAGTAAAATTTATGCAAATCCGGGTAGCTTCATCGGCTCCATAGGTGTGATCATGCAGGGTTTAGACGTGAGCGAAGCGGCCGCTAAGCTAGGCTTTGCCGAACAGATCGTCAAAGCGGGCGAGCTCAAAGAAGCGGGAACGATGATGCGAAAATGGAGCGATGCGGAGCGCGCCAGTCTGCAAGCTCTGGTGGACGAGAGCTACGAGCTATTTACGCGCGAGGTGGCGCAGGCGCGCTCGCTGGATATTAGGAAGCGCGATACGTGGGCGAATGCGCGAGTGTTTTTGGCTAGCGGCGCCAAAGGCGTCGGGCTCATTGACGAGGTGGGCTCTTTGGATGACGCTAAAAGCGCGCTCGTAAAGGCTAGCGGCGTAGCAGATCCGATCTGGCAGGAGCCTTCTGCGTATGAGAAGATGATGGATAGGCTGGCAAATAAAAGCGAGAGTTTGGTACGCGGGGCGTTCGGCGCAAAGCTGATGGCGTATTAG
- the mqnF gene encoding aminofutalosine deaminase family hydrolase gives MRILRAKWILACDENFKILKEGAIVFDKKIIEVCTFASAARRYPQAEILDFGGDIAMPAFINPHVHLEFSANKGTLRYGDFLDWLGSVIASRQQLDAAARGRLIAEQIAAMMRSGVGTIGEISSFGGEAEACAQSGIRTVFFNEILGASKDVAAENISKFKERFERAKALASSLFISAVSVHSPYSTHPQITEFATKFARENGLAISTHFMESAYERQWLRTGRGKFKTWLAKFNPTPAPFYSPQSFVAHFSGLRTLFTHCVWVDDFSIFDPKLHSITHCARSNRLLSKKRLSFKKLLASGLNYNIATDGLSSNFSLSFLDELRANLMMHDELGLIELARVLILGATRNAAAALGLNLGELRAGKLADIAVFEGIECDEAQLPLQLILQSKNAKSLFIEGMKCNF, from the coding sequence ATGAGAATTTTAAGGGCGAAGTGGATTCTTGCCTGCGATGAGAATTTTAAAATTTTAAAAGAGGGCGCGATCGTCTTTGATAAAAAGATAATCGAGGTCTGCACCTTTGCAAGCGCGGCGCGTAGATACCCGCAAGCCGAAATTTTAGACTTTGGCGGCGACATAGCGATGCCTGCGTTTATAAATCCGCACGTGCATTTGGAATTTAGCGCAAACAAAGGCACGCTGCGTTACGGCGATTTTTTGGATTGGCTAGGCAGCGTCATCGCCTCAAGGCAGCAGCTTGACGCTGCGGCACGCGGACGGCTGATCGCGGAGCAGATCGCCGCGATGATGCGAAGCGGCGTGGGTACGATCGGCGAAATTTCAAGTTTTGGCGGCGAGGCTGAAGCTTGCGCGCAAAGCGGCATTAGAACCGTGTTTTTTAATGAAATTTTAGGCGCGAGCAAGGACGTTGCGGCGGAGAATATTTCTAAATTTAAAGAGCGATTTGAGCGCGCGAAGGCGCTTGCAAGCTCGCTTTTCATCTCCGCAGTATCGGTGCACTCGCCGTATTCGACGCACCCCCAGATTACGGAGTTTGCGACGAAGTTTGCCCGCGAAAACGGACTTGCTATAAGCACGCATTTTATGGAGAGCGCGTATGAGCGGCAGTGGCTGCGTACGGGTCGCGGTAAATTTAAAACTTGGCTTGCTAAATTTAACCCAACGCCTGCGCCTTTTTACTCGCCGCAGAGCTTCGTAGCGCATTTTAGCGGGCTTCGCACGCTTTTTACGCATTGCGTTTGGGTGGATGATTTTAGCATTTTTGATCCGAAGCTTCACTCGATCACGCACTGCGCGCGCTCCAACCGCCTGCTTAGCAAAAAGCGACTAAGCTTTAAAAAGCTGCTCGCAAGCGGGCTTAATTACAACATCGCTACCGACGGGCTTAGCTCGAATTTTAGCCTAAGCTTTTTAGACGAGCTACGCGCAAATTTAATGATGCATGACGAGCTGGGTTTGATAGAGCTGGCGCGAGTGCTGATTTTAGGCGCGACGAGAAACGCTGCTGCGGCACTGGGGTTAAATTTAGGTGAGCTGAGAGCCGGCAAGCTCGCCGACATCGCCGTTTTTGAAGGCATCGAGTGCGACGAAGCTCAGCTGCCGCTACAGCTCATTTTGCAGAGCAAAAACGCAAAATCACTTTTTATCGAAGGAATGAAATGCAATTTCTAA
- the aroQ gene encoding type II 3-dehydroquinate dehydratase, with product MKIMVIQGPNINMLGMREPAIYGVMKMEDIHKQMKAVADQSGNEIEFFQSNFEGEIVDKIQECFGTCDGIIINPAAYTHTSLAIRDALAAVSLPVIEVHISNIARREELRQKSLIAPVTAGQIIGFGPVGYHLAMIGMIQIFEQIKAARAEQKAK from the coding sequence ATGAAAATTATGGTGATTCAAGGACCGAATATCAATATGCTTGGTATGCGCGAGCCCGCTATTTACGGGGTTATGAAGATGGAGGACATCCATAAACAGATGAAGGCGGTCGCCGATCAGAGCGGCAATGAGATCGAGTTTTTCCAGAGCAATTTCGAAGGCGAGATCGTCGATAAGATCCAAGAGTGCTTCGGTACCTGCGACGGCATCATCATCAACCCCGCCGCCTACACGCACACTTCGCTTGCTATCCGCGATGCGCTCGCCGCAGTCAGTCTGCCCGTGATTGAGGTGCATATCTCAAACATAGCTCGCAGGGAGGAGCTTAGACAAAAAAGTCTAATAGCGCCCGTAACAGCGGGTCAGATCATCGGGTTTGGTCCAGTGGGATACCATCTGGCGATGATCGGAATGATTCAAATTTTTGAACAGATCAAAGCTGCCAGAGCCGAACAGAAAGCCAAATAA
- a CDS encoding M24 family metallopeptidase: MKNFILKDENAVYHECGYSCDNAIFLSLAGRKFFLTDARYSIEARELCKDTEVIEVERNLIKDARLFLRKTGVRELVYNPYDFSAGEWEALSKELGIRFKARANFSQISRIVKSEDEIKILKQAAQLGAERFDEFAAFVRAEGEGMSEEELFFNAELIFKKKGELALSFSPIVAINENAAKAHALPSKKRLRQGDLLLLDAGVKFNCYCSDRTRTACFDENFNFGKEQNFKNAKRQEIYEIVKEAQALAIAAVMPGKKASEIDVAARDFIAAQGYGEAFFHSTGHGVGVDIHELPFISKRGDTVLKEGMVFSVEPGIYLPGEFGVRIEDVVVVRENGAEILSEQIR, encoded by the coding sequence TTGAAAAATTTTATCCTAAAGGACGAAAATGCCGTTTACCACGAGTGCGGATATAGCTGCGACAACGCGATATTCTTGAGCCTCGCGGGGCGCAAATTTTTCCTCACCGATGCGCGCTATAGCATCGAGGCACGCGAGCTTTGCAAAGATACCGAAGTGATCGAGGTCGAGCGAAATTTGATAAAAGACGCGCGGCTGTTTTTGAGAAAAACGGGCGTCCGCGAGCTTGTTTATAACCCGTACGATTTTAGTGCGGGCGAGTGGGAAGCGCTGAGTAAAGAGCTTGGGATAAGATTTAAGGCGCGGGCGAATTTTTCGCAAATTTCGCGCATAGTAAAATCAGAAGACGAGATAAAAATTTTAAAGCAAGCGGCGCAGCTAGGTGCGGAGAGGTTTGACGAATTTGCCGCGTTCGTGCGCGCCGAGGGCGAAGGCATGAGTGAAGAGGAGCTGTTTTTTAACGCCGAGCTCATCTTTAAGAAAAAGGGCGAGCTTGCGCTTAGCTTTTCGCCTATCGTCGCGATCAACGAAAACGCCGCGAAGGCGCATGCTTTGCCTAGTAAAAAGCGTTTGCGGCAGGGAGATTTGCTCCTGCTTGACGCGGGGGTTAAATTTAATTGCTACTGCTCCGATAGGACGCGTACGGCGTGCTTTGACGAAAATTTTAACTTCGGCAAGGAACAAAATTTTAAAAACGCCAAACGGCAAGAAATTTACGAGATCGTAAAAGAGGCGCAAGCTCTGGCGATCGCTGCGGTCATGCCCGGCAAAAAGGCGAGCGAGATCGACGTGGCAGCTAGGGATTTTATCGCCGCTCAGGGCTACGGCGAGGCGTTTTTTCACAGCACCGGACACGGCGTCGGAGTCGATATACACGAGCTTCCGTTCATCTCAAAGCGCGGAGATACCGTGCTAAAAGAGGGCATGGTCTTTAGCGTGGAGCCTGGGATTTACTTACCCGGCGAGTTTGGCGTGCGTATCGAGGACGTCGTGGTCGTGCGTGAAAACGGGGCTGAAATTTTAAGCGAGCAGATTCGATGA
- the folK gene encoding 2-amino-4-hydroxy-6-hydroxymethyldihydropteridine diphosphokinase, producing MNLRLKKNGFYECADALCVVKSAVFPMRRRERKNLKNLYLLGLGGNLGDVRRCFERFYRVLQSDARFFVAQNSLILKNKPFGFLDQPDFLNAVMLVQSSLPPLTLLKIMQRAELKFGRKRSFKNAPRTLDVDILYASAKVRACEQLMLPHPGVSERISVILPLGEMKFKRGLICKLKS from the coding sequence ATGAACTTGCGGCTTAAGAAAAACGGATTTTACGAGTGCGCGGACGCGCTGTGCGTCGTAAAAAGCGCTGTTTTCCCGATGAGGCGCCGCGAGCGCAAAAATTTAAAAAATTTATACCTGCTTGGACTCGGCGGGAATTTAGGAGATGTCAGGCGATGCTTCGAGCGATTTTATCGCGTTTTGCAAAGCGACGCGCGCTTTTTCGTAGCGCAAAATTCCTTGATCTTAAAAAACAAGCCGTTCGGCTTTTTAGATCAGCCCGATTTTTTAAACGCCGTAATGCTCGTACAAAGCTCTCTGCCGCCGCTTACATTGCTTAAAATCATGCAGCGCGCGGAGCTGAAATTTGGGCGCAAAAGAAGCTTCAAAAACGCGCCGCGCACGCTGGACGTGGATATTTTATACGCAAGCGCGAAGGTGCGTGCCTGCGAGCAGCTGATGCTGCCGCATCCGGGAGTAAGCGAGCGCATAAGCGTGATTTTGCCACTTGGAGAGATGAAATTTAAAAGAGGACTGATATGCAAACTAAAATCGTAA
- a CDS encoding nucleotide-binding protein produces the protein MQTKIVNFLSAKGGVGKSVIAANFAEILSEQGYRTAIIEAPNLNNQEIILNALQRKRISLPSAIAVKISQNLTLVSPAFASQNPASSQNSIKNANSSADDYVMQNSIGSAQNREGDESISSHNYAQKLTSSDGKNNSENSATSNSIANAAKNSTNCVAKKPQNCEDGWNFTESESLKNFKSDDFTKQNSIPDENSQNSASKDEMKNSARSSNPEEAGNSANAKAHESPARFASELKEAGIFDFILIDAGLEYLGDFLSIGDENIVLCANEPCSISNTYALLKTLGSSKKEVLFLLNFTASEDDAVMIYDNLKSVAHRNISELGFKLLGFVPFCKQVAVCSQNRALFNSHYPFSPATIALKQSVSRFLSKQGCEPIDMSAYRGVGGFLRKLSNLV, from the coding sequence ATGCAAACTAAAATCGTAAATTTTTTAAGCGCCAAGGGTGGAGTCGGTAAGAGCGTGATTGCAGCAAATTTCGCCGAAATTCTAAGCGAGCAAGGCTACCGCACGGCGATCATAGAAGCGCCAAATTTAAACAATCAAGAGATCATTTTAAACGCTTTGCAAAGAAAGAGGATTTCGCTACCAAGCGCCATCGCGGTAAAAATTTCTCAAAATTTAACTCTCGTCTCGCCCGCGTTTGCTTCACAAAATCCCGCGTCCTCGCAAAATTCTATTAAAAACGCAAACTCTAGTGCGGACGATTACGTCATGCAAAATTCTATAGGTAGCGCGCAAAACCGGGAGGGCGACGAAAGTATCAGCTCGCACAATTACGCGCAAAAACTCACGAGCTCTGATGGCAAAAACAACTCAGAAAATTCCGCCACTTCAAATTCAATAGCAAATGCTGCAAAAAATTCTACGAATTGTGTAGCCAAAAAACCGCAAAATTGCGAAGATGGATGGAATTTTACAGAATCAGAAAGCCTAAAAAATTTTAAAAGTGATGATTTCACCAAGCAGAATTCAATCCCTGACGAGAATTCTCAAAATTCCGCAAGTAAAGATGAAATGAAAAATTCCGCCCGCTCATCAAATCCCGAAGAAGCCGGGAATTCCGCAAACGCAAAGGCTCACGAAAGCCCCGCTCGCTTCGCAAGCGAGCTAAAAGAGGCGGGAATCTTCGATTTTATTTTGATCGATGCGGGACTTGAGTATCTTGGAGATTTTTTGAGCATCGGCGACGAAAATATCGTGCTGTGCGCGAACGAACCCTGCTCGATCAGCAACACCTACGCGCTTTTAAAGACGCTTGGATCTAGCAAAAAAGAGGTTTTGTTTTTGCTAAATTTCACCGCGAGCGAGGATGATGCCGTGATGATCTACGACAATCTAAAGTCGGTTGCGCACCGCAATATAAGCGAGCTGGGCTTTAAACTGCTAGGCTTTGTGCCGTTTTGCAAACAAGTAGCCGTCTGCTCACAAAATCGCGCGCTTTTTAACTCGCACTATCCGTTTTCGCCCGCTACCATCGCGCTTAAGCAGAGCGTCTCGCGATTTTTGAGCAAGCAGGGCTGCGAACCGATCGATATGAGCGCTTACCGCGGCGTCGGCGGATTTTTACGAAAACTTAGCAACCTAGTATGA
- a CDS encoding LOG family protein → MQLKEILKDIKIARDNLKNVGKSATIFGSARFSEDNRYVKDAQKLCEGLADLGYSIITGGGGGIMQGANRGAFARARTHSVGFNIMLPFEQKSNGFLTQGAKFSAFAPRKGALIENSEIFVIFPGGFGTLDEFFEILVLVQTGFKRARIYLYDEEFYAPLMEFFHTSLLKSGAINESDLQNFKLCDSVDEILTDVQRKENG, encoded by the coding sequence ATGCAGTTAAAAGAAATTTTAAAAGACATCAAAATCGCCCGCGACAATCTCAAAAACGTGGGCAAAAGCGCCACGATCTTCGGCTCGGCACGTTTTAGCGAGGATAATCGCTACGTAAAAGACGCGCAAAAGCTCTGCGAGGGGCTCGCTGATTTAGGATACTCGATCATCACCGGAGGCGGTGGCGGCATTATGCAAGGCGCCAACCGAGGCGCATTTGCGAGAGCAAGGACGCACAGCGTGGGCTTTAACATCATGCTGCCGTTTGAGCAAAAAAGCAACGGCTTTTTGACGCAGGGCGCGAAATTTTCGGCATTTGCACCGCGCAAAGGCGCTCTCATCGAAAACAGCGAGATTTTCGTCATCTTTCCTGGCGGCTTTGGAACGCTGGATGAATTTTTTGAAATTTTAGTGCTGGTGCAGACGGGCTTTAAGCGCGCACGGATCTATCTTTACGACGAGGAATTCTACGCACCGCTAATGGAGTTTTTCCACACTTCACTGCTAAAATCTGGCGCGATAAACGAAAGCGATTTGCAAAATTTTAAGCTCTGCGACAGCGTGGATGAAATTTTAACGGATGTGCAACGTAAGGAGAACGGATGA